The segment GGGCTTCTTTACTTATTTCATGCATTCCTAAGTCTTTTTCATACTTGTCAAGAAGAACGGCCTTGAATCTAGGATCAAGCATCATGGCGGTCCTATACACTTTATTCTTTTTGTATTCCGGGAATCTCGACCAAACACACTGCTTCAGTTGTTTTGCAAACAACACAGCTGAACCAGCTCCACTTGCATCAATGTGTTTCTTTAAAACACTATCGATTCCAATCAAAACTGGAATCACCATGGGTAATGTTGGAAGTCTGTCTACACACATTTCTTTAGTGGCTTCATAGATTGGCTGAAGCACTTGCACCATACCTTCTGCCATCTTCCAATCCTTGGCCGACAGTCCATCCCTACCATTTTCTACCAAATCAGCCATGACAGGTTGCTTTTGTTCTAGCAACCTTGAAAGCATCAGATATTCACTGTTCCATCTGGTGTCGACCATCTGAATCAGTTCATGAACTGGAAAACCTCCTTGTTTTTGTTTGGAGTGCAGCCTTTCCCTAGCCACATTGCTATGACTGTAATACGTCACTATATTTCTGGCAGAAGCAAGCAAATCAATGATACCGAGACCTTTCTTTGCATCACTGATGGCAAGTTGAAGCAAATGAGCAAAACACTGTATGTGTTCATATCCAGAAAGTGAAACAGCATTCACTATGTTTCTTGCATTATCAGAGACAACATATATAGGGACAGTCACCTCAGCAAGGCCCCACGTGTGAAGAAGTTCTGTCAGTTTTGAACTAATGGCCTCTCCAGTATGATTTCCCGGAAAATGTGAAATGCTTAACACATGTTTTTTGAGCTGAAAGTTGTTTGTTATGTAGTGAGAAGTCAGGGATATATATCCTTCTCCACTCCGAGAGGTCCACATATCAGTTGTGAAGGTCAAAGAAAATATGCTCCCTTCAATGTCAGTCACCAATTCATCTTTAAGGATCTTTGACTGCTCATCAAACAATGCTGGGATTACAGACCTTGAAAATGTAGTTGCTGATGGCAGGTTGTACCGCGGCTCCATGGTTTCACAGAGTTGTTTGAAACCGTAATCTTCAACTATTGTGTAGGGCTGGAAATCTGTTGCCATCATTTTTCCTATACACATTGTGATTTCTTTTGCTCGGGCATGATCCCGAGGGAACTTTGCTGGCTTCTGGAATGCTTCACCAAGGGTCGTTTGCTTGAAATTGTCATTTATTTTTCGTTTCTGTGAAGGTGTTCTTGTTGAATGTTCTTCCTTTAGTTTCTTGTAGAGGTTAAGTTCATTAGAATGCTTCTCTAAATGACGAATCAAACTTGTAGTGGAACCAGTTGGAGTCTTCAGAGATTTGAAACATGTTTTGCACACTGCATCACAACTGCCATGCTTGTTGTAAAAGTTCCAAATTACTGACTTTCCTGAAAACTGCGAAGAATGAGATGATGTGGCATCCATCTCAACACTCAAAACGTATTACTTTCACAACATAAAACCTGATTTTTGAAAACTACTTTATGATTCTGCTCGCAAAAATATCCACGCCTAATATTGCATTTAATTACACACATCCCGGTAGTGATCAGTTTTCAActgctgaaaaataaatatatatatattgattgatCAGGTAGTAATGGAGATATTCCAAACAAAATTGACCAAAATGTAATGTTTGTTAATTGTAATCATTGGAAACAACTATCACAAtgtcaataattattattaggtTTGCTATTGTAGtacaatattttggtttttacaaacaaaacgaaTAAATAGTTAGAAAGAAAATGTTGAATAAATCCGTACAAGTTGGTACATTGAAGTTTGTTACTCCTAGTCACGTGGTCGATATATCGATGCATCGAACTTGTCAACAGAAACGTATCTGACTTGGCCTATACTGAGTTAAGCATcacaagataaaataataaacatgtttaTCAAATAGTATTTTCAGagtatcaataattaaaaaataaaattaaaatgtttaggaTGCTGCTTGCCTAAAAATTTACAAACGTTTCCGTTTCAATATTTGCAAATTCACAGccgccaactgcctttccaaaatttTCTATTGATGTAAACCGAGCATCtccgaacatgcacgaagacggCACACTTTTACGGGAACTTGGTTATGTTGCTTTAGAACTTATTTGactattttatgtaaaaacaacATTTGCAACGCATTTCATGCAAGTTACATTAACGTTTTAAGGGGAGATATATTAAACTGAACGTAATTTTCGCATTCAAGTCACACACGTTTTGGTTCATGGCTGTATTGTTTACCGTGACACGTGGCTAACGAAAATAAAAGACTAGGTTGTTTACAATGCCAAATgaagcattgtaataaataaacatCACACTATTCACTTTAAACTTTTGTTTCGTTGAAACGTTTCTGATTGTACGTTATTAAATGCAGCTGTGTTACCGTAAAATGAGGGAAATGcttccgcataaagcgggaaagtgatacattaatgctatgcagaaaattacagaaataaaaaaaaattaatcacggaaattcgtaaatcccgggtacgtaaaaatgaggtgTTAATGTATACGGtagatcatgttacattataaagtaaaggataatagtgttgtaagacttttattccgatataatgagttttttttcttctaaaggtacagtgcaagaaaagctcgctcgaatttcgagttgttgaaaagccacgagctcgagttcgagtattactaaaaaactcgactcgaaactcgaatttcgagtactcgcaggtgtctaccaaaaatattgatattcattgaatttcaaacatttaaaaattagttctttcatgattttaattaatttttcgttaagttgcattttggtgctgtatggtgtattaacttgcatttcggagTTATGCTATGTTTTTGCATGCTTTTtgatgttattttggttttatcacaacTAACCAAATAATCGTGTCCCTAGAAATTGATTCTTtaatgggttggaaggctaggTTTCGATTTGGGGAAGCGGTGTGCGTCTCGGACAGCGGGTACGAGCTTGCTGCATCACACTACGAACACTGTgaactagggatgtgcgaatccttgattttcagttcggttcgaatccgattcgaatccctggcaatatttgagatatgaatccgattccgaatattaagcacagaataattaaaaataactgattaatttaaaaataatgtgtattcttttttttttaactgtaactactggcaattatttattacactgagattgaaatgtttataataatgtaaacttaattaataataaacactttaaaatatgaaaaccaaaacatatttgattctccaactcaatcgtaataaactgcacgccacagggaaatctcagttttataaacgtttcagcaaacgaaaccattttttcctCCAATAAATAACCAcgactttttttcttgtaggtatgtaattgtttttagtttatagtttgctatacgacgaaattcgtaattatagtttaagctctcgaaatctcgaaattcttttaatgccactgtgttaattatttaatttacatatctttctttgatacatcatattataaatacttacgtaatactGTAGTAgcccaattttatttttcatggccagtatttttgagccgtattaaattaatttataacttttgtgaatattcgtaatactgttcgaatccatgcaCGTTCAACGATTCCGTGTTCGGGTAATTgcggattcgaaccgtacccgaaaatatcgggtactcgcacatccctactgCGAACATTCGGGACGGGTCCGGCGGCTAACGCGGTCTCTGTGCGCGAGCGCAGGAAGGTTGTCCCCGAGCTCTCCGGGAAGCTGATGGTCCTGGACTGCCTGCTGGCCGTCGTGAGGACCACCACCACCGACAAGGTCGTCCTCGTCTCCAACTACACGCAGACGCTGGACCTGTTCGAGCGGCTGTGCCGCGCCAGGAACTACCCGTACGTCCGGCTCGACGGCACCATGACCATCAAGAAGAGGGCCAAGGTCAGTCCGGGATTATAAACGGGGAGGAGATCAGCTCGTGTGtgggtagaggtgggttgcagagtatcaatctgctactttgttactgatacacgcctgtatcaagtactgcaaacgagtacactattcaagtatcaagtactttagtatcagtttagaattcacctggaacaacaccacggccaatgtgcgcagaacccgatcgcagatgacggtcacttgggcggagcttgtgaaaggggagggagcggcacgacgaataagggataaagaagggaaagaatgtaggggagtgggaagcctaagatgtacatcaagttctgtccctgcccgaacacgcccgaatattcaccttcggccaacctcgggtttatttatatatatatatttatatttctctgttcattttaatgtagctatactaacctaactaaccgtccatagtgttttaaagtgttttaatgtagctaacctaaccgaccacttttaatatttgaattcatttttcctgcgcaaaaataaatcaaatcccgtggttggccgaaggtgaatattcgggcgtgttcgggcagggacagagcttgatgtacatcttatgcttctcatcaaagtacactcagtgcgcagtgcgtgcttcttccaaagattgaagactccgattatgaaaggcgtggaaagagaacaccgatacttttgttcgactacgaagaatgtagaatgagaaaactgatacctttttacgactacgaagaatgtagaatgagaaaacatacctttttacgaagaacgtggaaagagaaaactgatacctttttactcTGGTGATGaaggcacggaggatgtgtaacctgtaacgagattGCTGATACCTTGTatcttcctgggaccgctactgctgttGCTGATACAGAATTATtagctacttgtaaccagtacattactgtatcagtgaCTGGTTGGAaaagataccgaaaattgctgtaacaacccacctctagtgtgGGATGAGCTATCTTTAATTCTTTATGTATTGACATCgtgattttttacattttcccgGAAGCACCTTACTTTTCACATTTTTCTGTTTATGGAACTAAATaaagacaattattttaaaagaaaagacTATTTTCGGTAATGTGTTAAGAGTGTTAGAATCGTAAGTTGTGTTCCTTTCTTATTTGGATCCTAAGAGTAGTGCTTGTTCAATTAGAAGTGATTTGTGACTATACTTGAATTTTGTGTTCGTTAATTGGTCGAAGGCAAAATGTATATTGTGCTATGCACAAATTTTATCACAGACAGTAAAAATTTTACTAAGGATGGGCCGGTCAAATCCTCATCGTCGAATCCCACCAACTCTccagtattcgaaagattcagAATTGAAGGGAAAAGATTcggaattcaaaaaaaaatattctaagaaaaatagtaatttttaaaaaatttaacattgccAAAAGTTTACAAAgcttatttatgttagttttgtACTTATTATAATAACCATTCCCCACAATATGTAttattcttttaatatatatgtattaagtaaattaaatagaTAATATGTACTCATCTGGAAGCTTAGTTCATGAAATGAATGTAAGTGTATAGTTTGCCATATTTAAGGACCCAAAAATATGGTGaagtgcaaaattaaaaaaaaaagaagtgctgttttttaagtttttcccAAAAGTTCTCAACAAGTTTGGTGCTGAACACAGCTGTTTGAGTTGATCGATGCCATTTCTGAAAACCTCACGCGGAAGGTCGTAGATCTTTAacacaggaaataaattttaatactttttacttCTCTCTCATCCATCTCCTCTTCTCCCATTCTTAGGTGTTTTCTTGTCCCATCTGTTACTCCCATACCAGAAGTACAGGAAACCGAGAACAAGAGCCGTCTAAAGTGGGATAAGTGAAATAGTGTACATGCAGTGTGTGTAGTgcttcaactaagctgttcccatcACTGCACACTGCCAGTAGATCTGTTAATTCATGTTCTTACAGCGGTTTAATTTAAGTTTGTTTTTATAATAGGGTTCTTACAGCGGTTTAATTTAAGTTTGTTTTTATAATAGGTACCCAACTTAAAGTTTCAGCAGTTTTAGTCCAAATCTCAAGAATTACTTTCAGGTGAATACGGAATAAGTTTATTCGTAAACTATGATGAGATATTTTTAATGTGCAATGAAGTTACAGGTTCTGTATTAACCATCTGTAGTtggaattatttataatttataaatttttttgtttgattacaTATCATATGTGTGTGGTTGTGAATtgcattttatttacagttttttaaatttatagaagGTAATGactaatgatatatatattttccagCGAAGTGTGGACTGCAACAACTGCTAATTCCAGAGCACTTGTATTGGTCCTGTAGTGTTGCATACTGCGGCAGGTGGTGGAGCGTTTCAACGACCCGTCCAGCCCGGACTACATCTTCATGCTGAGCTCGAAGGCAGGGGGCTGCGGCCTGAACCTGATAGGGGCCAACCGGCTGGTGATGTTCGACCCCGACTGGAACCCGGCCAACGACGACCAGGCCATGGCTCGCGTTTGGAGGGATGGTCAGCGGAAGCAGTGCTTTATCTACAGGCTTCTCTGTGTAAGTTTCGTGCCAGAAGTAAGAGTGTGTTtttctcttcttcttcttcttcttcttcttcttttcttttaaatgggTAACTTGTGTTATGTACAGTAAACATTTTCTTTATATGACTTCTGGAATGGTGTTCATTCAGGTCAGTCTAGTGATACATATTCATACCAAATTGTGAAAGTGTTTCTTTTTTTTGCACAGTGAAGCAGATACTACAATGTAGCTGTTTTCAGAGATTTGGTAGGCTTAACACACCATGTTGGTTACTTCATTTCCTTGTCATTAATATTATTGGAGGGCTTTTCCTGTGAATTTATCACGATAGCTTATGTACATTGTATGTGTCATCTCAAATTTGCTCaaaagatatttactaaatatgtaCTATCTAATAGCGGTAAAAGTAAATCACACAAGTATTTGTTGGCggtgttaatagtattattattaGGGGTACATGATTATTCAAAATTTTGAGTCGAGTTGAGTTTTAAGCACTCGACTCGAGCCAAATTTTATAGCTTAAAAAATTCTAGTAGTTTACTTTGGTATAGGAAAAACAAACTCATTAAACATTGCTAATACAAACCTGGAGTATTCTAGGATTATATACTTAGTAATGGTGATGCTTGTACAATGTAGATCCATAGGGAATGTAGATTAGTAGTGCACGTGATTAGTTGATGCAGAACTGATTAAAATATGTGCAAGTACTTAAGCATATGACACTCGAAGTCTCCATCATTTCATTATTAACAATGTAGATAATTAAGTGTTGAATTTGCTTGCAATGGTGGCTGATTTAGTGATTTTACATAATCTAGTACATACtgtatttttgattttaattttttttgagcttATTTGCTATTATTTAGCATCTTGTTATCATGATATTGTTTAAGTTATCCTGTACTACAAACACAACAGTATAATTTCTAATCAAGCGCCATACTCAAAATTTTGTAGAATTTGCTGCAGTAACAACTGTAGCTTAAAATGGGCTTAAAAATTCCTGTtccacataaattttattaattccgtgcatcattgaaaataaataaacgtacaaaatacatgttaattttatCATCCGCTTAGCTGAAAACAATAATAGCTCACGTGAAGGTGAAGtgaagtagtggtgcaccgatatgactttaccgattaccgattcgattaccgattatgagagcaataatcggcagataccgattcagttaccgattataatgaagaaatttttttaagtgtaataatgcacacaaaattttttattcccatgtgaatttaataacaagattaggtaaaattgagaatacagttataataacagtataaaaatatataaaatacactattaagtcattgaaaggggaaattaaattaaattcttttttaaatatttgttattgtaaacaacttgaactacagtctaataattgtaatttacaatgggtaagtttttgttgcggaaaactagcattattatcgactatcacactattgcatcaagaaattaccgtttaacaatgtaaacatgctgctttattttgttcacttttgagtttatagaaaaatgtttccacaattcactttttttctccctactcgccatctcactataattatataaaaatgactaaaaaccaattctagcacatgtgattttatttatgttataaatactttttcacttttcacgtcacatacaaataacaaacggataatgttaccaaagacgcccataatgAGTTTGTAAAACCCAGTGTAAAAAATtggaaggtatcgggaccacgattttgaaccgctactacgactccaaaagatcgattgtcatagaatccactgcaactgtttgtggtattttgattgcgtgccatctattttacttctctggctatacgtaatgtacaaggccactaaacaaaagacgaaacgtaaataagcgtgtaagaaaaatgcattttttattgtttgaggcaatgagatttattaaacttaacgaaatatctgtaattatgatatgacgcagttagatgaattttgtaatgtatacaaatattaccgtatttcgtcctaaaatgtgtaacaaaatattacacggtaaaaacctacgtaattacgccgggacgtaaataatcggcaaagtaatcgttaagataatcgccgattacgattaatcggtaagtacccataatcgccgattacgattcatcggtatccgcatcggtgcaccactaaagtGAAGACAAATGAGCAATTGACAAATAAACACTAACGAAGCACAATAGTTATCATAATACCGTAAATCACCGGATATATATAGGACAAATTAAATGTTACGATACTGCTACTTAAACCACCAAGCATATGCACGATATTGTAGAACATACACcctgaaaattattttactgggCATATATGTATAGGGCAGTAACGAACTtgaatatgtatttaaaatattaaaatagcaataaaataatgatagtattgttaaaaaaaaattcaatattcaaaatttaacttCCTAAATTTAAGTTCTTTAACTGAAATGCAGCTgttcaaacatattttattttccttgtgcTTCATAATATAATTAGGAagagttaattaaatttttttattaatagttaTTATACTTACAAATGTTTTATAAGAAAAATTCAAATAGAAATTTACAGTTGTAAAATTCTTATTAAATCTAAATACAATATCTTTGGGTCTGTAGGTAATTATGCAGTTAGCACTATGATAGTGATTCAAAA is part of the Bacillus rossius redtenbacheri isolate Brsri chromosome 8, Brsri_v3, whole genome shotgun sequence genome and harbors:
- the LOC134534843 gene encoding zinc finger BED domain-containing protein 4-like gives rise to the protein MDATSSHSSQFSGKSVIWNFYNKHGSCDAVCKTCFKSLKTPTGSTTSLIRHLEKHSNELNLYKKLKEEHSTRTPSQKRKINDNFKQTTLGEAFQKPAKFPRDHARAKEITMCIGKMMATDFQPYTIVEDYGFKQLCETMEPRYNLPSATTFSRSVIPALFDEQSKILKDELVTDIEGSIFSLTFTTDMWTSRSGEGYISLTSHYITNNFQLKKHVLSISHFPGNHTGEAISSKLTELLHTWGLAEVTVPIYVVSDNARNIVNAVSLSGYEHIQCFAHLLQLAISDAKKGLGIIDLLASARNIVTYYSHSNVARERLHSKQKQGGFPVHELIQMVDTRWNSEYLMLSRLLEQKQPVMADLVENGRDGLSAKDWKMAEGMVQVLQPIYEATKEMCVDRLPTLPMVIPVLIGIDSVLKKHIDASGAGSAVLFAKQLKQCVWSRFPEYKKNKVYRTAMMLDPRFKAVLLDKYEKDLGMHEISKEALEMKSCNMQPSSQSVTNESKSSVPTSSSDSSNIWSVFEEMKGQQSTTPEVQSIERDLQIRTFFREGTIPRSENPLAWWCQNESKFHLLAPVAKKYLGIPATQVASERLFSSAGNTVTSKRENLLPQHVEQLIFLHERLLPNQSC